In one window of Primulina tabacum isolate GXHZ01 chromosome 8, ASM2559414v2, whole genome shotgun sequence DNA:
- the LOC142554114 gene encoding uncharacterized protein LOC142554114 isoform X2 — MVEVDRLIDMLRDTDDKELRKVVAENIFAFNEGFWIRLAARTETCKSEDDKKDYEELAEILMGIVDRLIHKTNENIESATDVLKAILKPVAEKDEEIPWPPRDPNALILMQKELNQREQEGQLDEGFLSEVNAQLRQAKEDGDKPGLEAMLQKVYQLYASRVLSKRSYAKKGNEVLKAEEFLETLIQASEAEWNAILIDGLKIGKGDISHEELDGVIKKRIERTLIRTEGGSYRQRVLIEYLKGIQARAEDVVRVLQGKTR; from the exons ATGGTGGAAGTAGATAGACTCATCGATATGCTGAGGGATACAGATGATAAGGAA CTTCGGAAAGTTGTCGCAGAGAATATTTTTGCTTTCAATGAGGGTTTTTGGATAAGACTTGCAGCTAGAACAGAAACGTGCAAATCCGAAGACGATAAA AAAGATTATGAAGAATTGGCTGAAATATTGATGGGTATTGTGGATCGTCTCATCCACAAGACAAAT GAAAACATCGAATCAGCTACTGATGTGCTGAAGGCGATTTTGAAACCTGTAGCCGAGAAAGATGAAGAAATTCCTTGGCCTCCTAGAGACCCTAATGCTCTTATTCTCATGCAGAAA GAATTAAACCAAAGAGAACAAGAAGGTCAGCTTGATGAGGGATTCCTCTCGGAAGTTAATGCACAGCTGCGGCAA GCAAAAGAAGATGGTGATAAGCCGGGGCTCGAGGCTATGCTGCAAAAGGTCTATCAACTTTATGCATCTAGAGTTCTCTCCAAGCGTAGTTACGCCAAAAAAG GAAACGAGGTATTGAAAGCCGAAGAGTTTCTCGAAACCTTAATTCAAG CTTCTGAGGCAGAATGGAATGCAATATTGATTGATGGGTTGAAGATTGGCAAAGGTGATATTTCGCATGAAGAATTAGACGGTGTTATCAAAAAACGTATCGAGCGGACTTTGATTAGAACA GAGGGTGGATCGTATCGGCAACGTGTACTTATCGAGTATCTGAAAGGGATCCAAGCACGAGCAGAGGATGTTGTCCGTGTGCTCCAAGGTAAAACACGATAG
- the LOC142554114 gene encoding uncharacterized protein LOC142554114 isoform X1 gives MCAVGKDAEKSFKQMVEVDRLIDMLRDTDDKELRKVVAENIFAFNEGFWIRLAARTETCKSEDDKKDYEELAEILMGIVDRLIHKTNENIESATDVLKAILKPVAEKDEEIPWPPRDPNALILMQKELNQREQEGQLDEGFLSEVNAQLRQAKEDGDKPGLEAMLQKVYQLYASRVLSKRSYAKKGNEVLKAEEFLETLIQASEAEWNAILIDGLKIGKGDISHEELDGVIKKRIERTLIRTEGGSYRQRVLIEYLKGIQARAEDVVRVLQGKTR, from the exons ATGTGTGCAGTCGGTAAGGATGCTGAGAAATCATTCAAGCAGATGGTGGAAGTAGATAGACTCATCGATATGCTGAGGGATACAGATGATAAGGAA CTTCGGAAAGTTGTCGCAGAGAATATTTTTGCTTTCAATGAGGGTTTTTGGATAAGACTTGCAGCTAGAACAGAAACGTGCAAATCCGAAGACGATAAA AAAGATTATGAAGAATTGGCTGAAATATTGATGGGTATTGTGGATCGTCTCATCCACAAGACAAAT GAAAACATCGAATCAGCTACTGATGTGCTGAAGGCGATTTTGAAACCTGTAGCCGAGAAAGATGAAGAAATTCCTTGGCCTCCTAGAGACCCTAATGCTCTTATTCTCATGCAGAAA GAATTAAACCAAAGAGAACAAGAAGGTCAGCTTGATGAGGGATTCCTCTCGGAAGTTAATGCACAGCTGCGGCAA GCAAAAGAAGATGGTGATAAGCCGGGGCTCGAGGCTATGCTGCAAAAGGTCTATCAACTTTATGCATCTAGAGTTCTCTCCAAGCGTAGTTACGCCAAAAAAG GAAACGAGGTATTGAAAGCCGAAGAGTTTCTCGAAACCTTAATTCAAG CTTCTGAGGCAGAATGGAATGCAATATTGATTGATGGGTTGAAGATTGGCAAAGGTGATATTTCGCATGAAGAATTAGACGGTGTTATCAAAAAACGTATCGAGCGGACTTTGATTAGAACA GAGGGTGGATCGTATCGGCAACGTGTACTTATCGAGTATCTGAAAGGGATCCAAGCACGAGCAGAGGATGTTGTCCGTGTGCTCCAAGGTAAAACACGATAG
- the LOC142554114 gene encoding uncharacterized protein LOC142554114 isoform X3 gives MKDYEELAEILMGIVDRLIHKTNENIESATDVLKAILKPVAEKDEEIPWPPRDPNALILMQKELNQREQEGQLDEGFLSEVNAQLRQAKEDGDKPGLEAMLQKVYQLYASRVLSKRSYAKKGNEVLKAEEFLETLIQASEAEWNAILIDGLKIGKGDISHEELDGVIKKRIERTLIRTEGGSYRQRVLIEYLKGIQARAEDVVRVLQGKTR, from the exons ATG AAAGATTATGAAGAATTGGCTGAAATATTGATGGGTATTGTGGATCGTCTCATCCACAAGACAAAT GAAAACATCGAATCAGCTACTGATGTGCTGAAGGCGATTTTGAAACCTGTAGCCGAGAAAGATGAAGAAATTCCTTGGCCTCCTAGAGACCCTAATGCTCTTATTCTCATGCAGAAA GAATTAAACCAAAGAGAACAAGAAGGTCAGCTTGATGAGGGATTCCTCTCGGAAGTTAATGCACAGCTGCGGCAA GCAAAAGAAGATGGTGATAAGCCGGGGCTCGAGGCTATGCTGCAAAAGGTCTATCAACTTTATGCATCTAGAGTTCTCTCCAAGCGTAGTTACGCCAAAAAAG GAAACGAGGTATTGAAAGCCGAAGAGTTTCTCGAAACCTTAATTCAAG CTTCTGAGGCAGAATGGAATGCAATATTGATTGATGGGTTGAAGATTGGCAAAGGTGATATTTCGCATGAAGAATTAGACGGTGTTATCAAAAAACGTATCGAGCGGACTTTGATTAGAACA GAGGGTGGATCGTATCGGCAACGTGTACTTATCGAGTATCTGAAAGGGATCCAAGCACGAGCAGAGGATGTTGTCCGTGTGCTCCAAGGTAAAACACGATAG